Proteins encoded within one genomic window of Amorphoplanes friuliensis DSM 7358:
- a CDS encoding LamG-like jellyroll fold domain-containing protein, whose amino-acid sequence MTRRSRALVAVAAVLVTGAAAAPARAGSNGPRDIHPSLRSSVVAYYNFDHPMPGDPALEADLGRSGTEIELVNGGAAMRVQDRAYPGSRNALKTGPVAAGTTDDWKAGIWSASGVRTLRAFNAAEGSTVMGFFKRSMDGPAAGFNAIGLTGVLTGDSDGHAVRALLELIDVNGTLRLVALGRRLDGGNSQTFAANADWQTLLPKDQWVHLAATFDFTSGTMALYRDGRPVEGFYTRTDDPWLLNGPGPHVTTATDPRGIKIGGSFPWQGSPDRNPCDCRMDALMLLDRSLSARDVANQYRFMTRG is encoded by the coding sequence ATGACCAGAAGAAGCCGTGCGCTCGTCGCCGTCGCCGCCGTCCTGGTGACCGGCGCCGCCGCCGCACCGGCGCGGGCAGGCAGCAACGGCCCACGTGACATCCATCCGTCCCTGCGATCGTCCGTGGTCGCCTACTACAACTTCGACCACCCGATGCCCGGTGACCCGGCCCTCGAAGCCGACCTCGGGCGCTCCGGCACCGAGATCGAGCTGGTCAACGGCGGCGCTGCCATGCGCGTACAGGATCGGGCCTATCCCGGGAGCCGGAACGCGCTGAAGACCGGGCCGGTCGCGGCCGGGACCACCGACGACTGGAAGGCCGGGATCTGGTCGGCCAGCGGCGTGCGGACGTTGCGGGCCTTCAACGCGGCCGAGGGCAGCACGGTGATGGGCTTCTTCAAGCGCTCGATGGACGGCCCGGCCGCCGGGTTCAACGCCATCGGCCTGACCGGCGTGCTCACCGGCGACTCCGACGGGCACGCCGTCCGCGCCCTGCTGGAGCTCATCGACGTCAACGGCACCCTGCGCCTGGTCGCGCTCGGCCGGCGGCTCGACGGCGGCAACTCCCAGACTTTCGCGGCGAACGCGGACTGGCAGACGCTGCTGCCCAAGGACCAGTGGGTGCACCTGGCCGCGACGTTCGACTTCACCAGCGGCACCATGGCGCTCTACCGCGACGGCAGGCCGGTCGAGGGCTTCTACACCCGCACGGACGATCCGTGGCTGCTCAACGGTCCCGGACCGCACGTCACCACGGCCACCGATCCCCGTGGCATCAAGATCGGCGGCAGCTTCCCGTGGCAGGGCTCGCCGGACCGCAACCCGTGTGACTGCCGGATGGACGCGCTGATGCTCCTCGACCGCTCGCTCTCGGCGCGCGACGTCGCGAACCAGTACCGCTTCATGACCCGGGGGTAA